The DNA window gtgagagagagagagagagagcgttAATGGCGTCTGGTGTGAAGAACTGACGGATCCGTACGCTGTGAAAAGTGCATTAATGGCTTCTGGATTTCGAAGATACAGAACAGAACACCATACACACACTGTTATGCTTCCAAATCCTTTTCACGGAACGGGACGCTTGTTTTAAGGGTTCtttttcgtcttcttctttctttttgccAAAATGGACCTTTTAAATACGGAAATTGTTCTTTTAGTCCTGCATTTTACTATAATTTAACTTTCGTCcctatttttcaatattttcaaatacaatatatatttttttttacttttcaattAGGGCCCCAaactttttagattttttacttttagtcCTTGTTAAGCttccattaatttatttaaaataattataatgtataactttttaattaatttgagtagaaatgaaaaataattttattgtaattagtttaaattaaataaaaaaaacaccgAAAGTGAGTATTTGCGAAGACTTTGAACAAATGTATAAAACCCGAGAACCAAAAagtcttaatattttaaaatgcaaCGAAAACTATATCCAAAACCCGAGAAccaaaaaggtttttttttttttttttcattttaacttttatcCTTAagttttgataaaattaattttttggaatgaaattaaccatttttactttattacTAGTAAAAAGTTAAATGACGACGAGTTTGATAGGTAAATATTTGAATCCTCTCACCTCGTGATCTAAAAATAATTGGTCATAAATGATATAACGACCTTACCCCAAAATTCCACATGAGagttatttgaaataaatggtATTTAAAACATGGACCTAATTTGGTATATGTTACCTATTAAAGTAGTGTAGAGgttattttcattcttatattattctcgaaaatgaaaaaataattatcttacCTTAAAATTCAACGTGACAGATATTGGTTGGTATTTAACGTTTGACCACCAACTTCATTATTATTTGCTATTAAAGAAGTTTACACGTCAAAGAGAATTTACCTTATAAATCATATGAGtccaataaatgaaattttgtaaatagtTGAGAAATTTTATGTTACATAAGCTTGATAAAATActataatcattcaaatttcattccaaatttAGCCCAAGAacaataaagttaaaataaacGAGGAAGTTCAATAAAAACGAATCAAAACACGAAACACGAAACATGAAACATGAATGATGTTCTTGATCAATATCTAAGAAAGATGAAGTAAAAGAGAGCCCCATCGAGTACCTTGATAGTAAGGGTTCGGTGTGTTTGGGgacgtcgtcgtcgtcgtcgtcctcctcctcctcgaAAGTCTTACGAGGTCGAAAACTTAATAACTTATTATGTAGATGGCCCTTCTGATTTAGGCCTAATGAGCCCTAAAGAGACCAGTTTTTGCACCAACATCTTTTCAGCAGCTACCTAAAATGAtcgaaacaaaaataacaGCCAAGTAGGAATCTAAAACTTGAAAGCATGAAcctatttagtttttagttttctaaaaagtgaaaaaagtagtttttaaatttttgtttttttcgaGAGAAAACAACGTAAATTTCAAAGGCAAAAAACTAAATACGAAATCGTTATCGAGCACGGTTTTAgttatattattgttttttgtttacaaaactatatttttcactttGTAGATAACAAAGGCAACATACCAGGGGTAACCAAATTCGAATACTTCTAGCATAGTTCTTTCATAGACCAATCATCCTATGCATTATTCATCTATTAGAAAAACAGGGAGGAAGAGGAGCGTCATCAAACCTCAATAATGGGGCTGTTTTTTGGAATATTGCTGGCCAACATGATATTTAGACCGGTCTTTAGCactaagaaaagagaaacaaatgtATCAGAACGACTAAGAGACGACATGACATCTCGAGTATTCAGACGTCAACACTAGATTCACATATTACCTAACCGACGAGCCATGGTAGATCCTGTATTATCAGATGAACCCCCAAGTAAGGATGTAACGCTCACCGTATTGTTCTGCAAAAATTCAGTTGCAAGATAGCAATGACTATGAGATCAGGATTATTAGCCAATTCGATTCAGTAGCTAAAATTTACAAGTATATggcaagatttgaaaaattctaaaaagagGGGAAGAGCTTCACTTAAATGTCATTCGTACCAAACTAAAGAACAACTTACAGGCCGTGTGGGGGCAGCTGCATACAAATTCCCAAATTTTGCAGAATTGCAACCAATCCATGCATATATCtacatatttaaaatgaaattataaaaacaaaacaaatatgaCAGAAACAAACATCAAGAAACTAAGTGTTGGAATATTTAACACGCTGATTCCGAAAAATTGGGCTGTACTGAAAATGTAACtcaaatggaaaaatccaaaggAATGTTGGACAAGCCATGGAAAACCTGCTTAGGGAGACGTATTATCTGAAAATGGATGGGGACATCGTTTATGGCTTCACTGAAGCAAGTAACCTGAATACCACCACCATCAAGGTGGTGGTCATCATTGTTGCTACTTGATGGACTAGCAAGTGtctgttcttcttttgaaatttgagctTGATATAACATTTTAGGAACCTAAACGAAGAAACTAAAATACTACAATATTAGTCTTACATCACttttttggagaaaaattGCTTACGAAGTTATTGGAGATATAAACTATATACTTATAGGACATGTAACTGCAAAGTTTCTAATAAGGTTCAAGAATATGAGAGTTTCAGCACATTGCAATGTTGAACACATAATCACCAAGTGGATTACAAAGCAGTTAAGACACGAGTAGACAAATGCAAATCCAACCACGgaaacaaataattatcatTAGGTTAAATGACTCAAAATGATCATAGtacaaaaatgacaatttttGAGCTGAAAAGTGGAATAGCGGAAAACAAGGCAATCACCACTAGACAATCACTTTTAAAGTCAtgatgttgttttcttttaccCAACCCTCCCACATCAATGATCGCTTAGCGGTTACCTGATGGGCTCATGTCAAACATTAAACCAATGGGACTAGCTACGCTAAGCATGGAGGAGaggccaaaacaaaaataacctCATAAGGAGGTGTCAAGTCATGGCTAACACACCATTAAGCATAGGCCTTGAACATGTCGCGTGCGTCAACGCTTACTACTAACCTCATAGAGGTTTCCCACATCACCCCAAAGAACTTCACAAGTTGCCGACCAAGTGTGCATCACCTTATTGATAATCTCTCAGTGCCAACGCTAACCTCACAAGACATCGATGAATGCACACAACCTCGCATGTGCATCCATCCATCAAGGAACAAAGACAACCCATGAGTGCACTCTCTTGTATATGACTAACGACACCTACATGCAACCTTTGATGCCTGTGCCTTGTGCACAATGCTTACATACTAGTTGCTGCCCCCACGTGCATGCCAGCTCCAGTGATTGCCTACCTCACCAGCACCTATACCCAATGTGCACCCTCAAGCATGCCAACTCCAGTTGCCAAACACATCTCAGCCCTGTCACATGTACACCATTTTGACCCAGTCAActttccttattttcttcttgttcttactTTATGGAATGTATTTTAGTCCTAGAACGTTTGTAGATAGATTTTGGCGTTTGTTTGTTAGGGATCTGCATAGTCAAAGGGTTCTTAGACCAATTCACTAGGGTGTTCGTATCATTACTGATACTTGCCACATTTTctgttcaatttttaaaaatcatgccCACCACTGCTCCATATATAACTCAACAACCATATCAGTTTCCATTACTTgttttaatgataaaattgGTCATTGGCATAtttgaatcaattttaaaGGTCGAGGGCATAAGAGAAACTTTTAAACAATAACAGTACAATTgaaattgttggatgaaagtcccacatcggctaatttagggatgatcatgggtttataatcaaggaataatatctccattggtttgaggccttttggggaagtccaaagcaaagccatgagagcttatgctcaaagtggacaatatcataccattgtggagagtcatgttgGTCTAACAGAAACTAACctctgttggatgatggaagtcccacatcgactaatttagggaatgatcataggtttataagtgaggaatactaactccattggcatgaggccttttgggaagcccaaagcaaagccatgagagcttatgctcaaagtggacaatatcataccattgtggagagtcgtgttcgtctaacatggtatcagagccatgccctaaacttagtcgtgccaataaattggtaaatcctcaaatatcgaacaaagaactcctaaagaaaaggagccaatCCCCTCCTCGAAGGTagtcaaaaatgactaagactccaaaggagtcgagcctcgattaaggggaggcgcactttgttcgaggggaggtgttggatgatggaagtcccacatcgactaatttagggaatgatcataggtttataagtgaggaatactaactccattggcatgaggccttttgggaagcccaaagcaaagccatgagagcttatgctcaaagtggacaatatcataccattggagagtcgtgttcgtctaacaaccTCAAAGTTCATGGACATTTTGAATAATCTAACATTTTCATTACTTTGGCAGAGTTGCAATGCAAATATTTCCCAAAATTCACtttcacaactttttttttttttttttttaaataagagaTATATACCCACAACTTTTTCCCTTGTTCCTCTTGTTCCTTCCGCAGCAAAGGACGGCACTAATGAAGTTCAaccataaaatttcattttcttcttgaataAATACCCCATAAGAACAGTCACTTCCACAACTTAGCATGCGATTAATGCCAAACTAAGAGTACATCATAT is part of the Cucurbita pepo subsp. pepo cultivar mu-cu-16 chromosome LG03, ASM280686v2, whole genome shotgun sequence genome and encodes:
- the LOC111790008 gene encoding proteasome assembly chaperone 4, with the protein product MLYQAQISKEEQTLASPSSSNNDDHHLDGGGIQVTCFSEAINDVPIHFQIIRLPKQIYAWIGCNSAKFGNLYAAAPTRPNNTVSVTSLLGGSSDNTGSTMARRLVLKTGLNIMLASNIPKNSPIIEVAAEKMLVQKLVSLGLIRPKSEGPST